The following proteins are co-located in the Cyanobacteriota bacterium genome:
- a CDS encoding ribulose-phosphate 3-epimerase, whose amino-acid sequence MTQATGASPKSVVIAPSILSADFSRLGDEIRAVDKAGADWIHVDVMDGRFVPNITI is encoded by the coding sequence ATGACTCAAGCTACTGGCGCATCCCCTAAGTCTGTTGTGATTGCTCCTTCCATCTTATCTGCCGATTTTAGCCGATTGGGAGATGAAATTCGTGCAGTAGATAAGGCAGGGGCTGACTGGATTCATGTGGATGTTATGGATGGGCGATTTGTGCCAAACATTACAATC